One genomic window of Quercus robur chromosome 6, dhQueRobu3.1, whole genome shotgun sequence includes the following:
- the LOC126733309 gene encoding autophagy-related protein 13b, protein MPPSRGNHSHSDAAKLEQIITEFYTKSLHIILESRTPYVSSRNFSGEQIMSMSLSSPSSSSSSASASASTSAASSVRPRPRDKWFNLALRGYPGAMENLDLWHHSNPEPMVVDVVLVLQRPLDWDPTLNFSPTREEIVIERWVLQYDHTRKVKDNHSSGSSRRSSNTTLHTLYKKSMLLLRSLYLTVRLLPAYKVFRDLNSSAQLRTFSLAYHVSSVVEPFPRSAEAEMQRFDFTPIETSAGRLCLLVLYRSSVLDLSSEPTPLTPQVIPDYVGSPLAEPLKRFPSLPVAGLGNHGSPSSLPFSRRHSWGFDLYRASSPTVSFSPSPTHSESNASISNPASRRFPPTSLPPHPPGTSIAHKNTTNFDEYCPSPTFSPSPTPSPPIYIPGAHLSKDLLRSESAPVNIPTTRLSSLPALSNKQYLPPSPPIKNTRSGTLRTDKFTPIQTGAAVEQLFSLGKDDNRKHFGTKISSNDSPRISFSRSSSRSLPDDFDDPEFDCPFDVDDVDMTDPGSRPGSFDQKGHISQDAAVGDLVRMLKKAPPLCPEFSNSVNVPQVSGSEIWSSSSQEPHPAAQNEVSASVTSSGLVRLKTTADALEELQVYREMKKLLLKQGSKSYT, encoded by the exons ATGCCACCCTCTCGTGGTAATCATTCTCATTCTGATGCTGCGAAATTGGAACAAATAATCACAGAATTCTATACCAAAAGCCTCCACATAATATTGGAGTCTAGAACCCCATATGTGTCTTCTCGTAATTTTAGTGGTGAGCAAATCATGTCGATGTCGTTGTCATCCCCATCCTCTTCCTCGTCCTCGGCCTCGGCCTCGGCCTCGACCTCTGCTGCATCGAGTGTGAGGCCGAGGCCGAGGGACAAGTGGTTTAATTTGGCACTTAGGGGATACCCTGGTGCCATGGAGAATCTTGATCTCTGGCACCACAGCAACCCAGAACCTATGGTGGTTGATGTAGTGTTAGTTCTTCAAAGGCCTCTTGATTGGGACCCAACACTCAATTTTTCACCCACAAGGGAAGAAATTGTTATAGAGAGATGGGTACTGCAGTATGATCACACTAGGAAAGTTAAGGATAATCATAGTTCAGGGAGCAGCAGGAGGTCTAGTAATACTACTCTGCATACCTTGTACAAGAAATCCATGTTGCTTCTCAGGTCTTTGTATCTCACTGTTAGGCTTTTACCTGCTTATAAGGTCTTTCGTGACCTTAATTCCTCTGCCCAGCTCCGAACATTTAGTCTTGCTTATCATGTGTCTTCTGTTGTTGAACCCTTCCCTCGTAGTGCAGAGGCTGAAATGCAGCGTTTTGATTTCACCCCTATTGAAACTTCTGCCGGTAGGCTTTGCCTATTGGTCTTGTATCGTTCATCAGTCTTGGATTTAAGCTCTGAACCAACTCCTCTTACCCCACAAGTTATACCAGATTATGTAGGCAGCCCATTGGCAGAGCCGCTCAAAAGATTTCCATCCCTACCTGTGGCAGGATTGGGGAATCATGGCTCTCCTTCATCATTGCCATTTTCTAGGCGGCATAGTTGGGGTTTTGACCTTTATAGAGCTTCTTCTCCTACGGTTTCTTTCTCACCTTCACCTACACATTCGGAATCGAATGCTTCAATTTCCAACCCAGCTTCCCGCCGATTCCCACCCACAAGCCTGCCACCTCATCCACCTGGAACATCTATAGCTCATAAGAATACTACCAATTTTGATGAGTACTGTCCATCTCCTACATTTTCACCCTCCCCTACTCCATCACCACCAATATATATTCCTGGAGCTCATCTTTCAAAGGATCTTTTACGATCTGAGAGTGCCCCGGTAAACATACCTACTACTAGGCTCTCTAGTTTGCCTGCATTGTCCAACAAGCAATATTTGCCACCGTCTCCTCCCATTAAGAATACAAGGTCTGGTACTTTGAGGACTGATAAATTTACACCAATTCAGACTGGTGCCGCAGTTGAGCAG TTGTTCTCTCTTGGGAAGGATGACAACAGAAAACATTTTGGAACGAAGATATCATCCAATGACTCACCGCGGATTTCATTTTCCAGAAGCTCAAGCAGGTCTTTACCAGATGATTTTGATGATCCTGAGTTTGATTGTCCttttgatgttgatgatgttgatatgACAGATCCAGGTAGCAG ACCAGGTTCTTTTGATCAGAAAGGACATATATCCCAAGATGCTGCTGTTGGTGATCTTGTACGCATGTTGAAGAAAGCTCCACCTCTCTGCCCAGAATTTTCCAATTCAGTAAATGTGCCACAAGTCTCTGGGTCTGAAATATGGAGTAGCAGCAGCCAGGAACCCCATCCTGCTGCACAGAATGAAGTTTCTGCAAGCGTCACGTCATCTGGGCTTGTTAGGTTGAAGACAACAGCTGATGCATTGGAAGAGCTCCAGGTTTATAGAGAGATGAAGAAATTGTTGCTTAAGCAAGGCAGTAAATCATACACTTAA